In a genomic window of Acidobacteriota bacterium:
- a CDS encoding ABC transporter permease → MVSLALRNLLHDRVRLVVTLVGIVFSVVLSAIQLGLFMGFRAATADVIARSEADLWVMSRGVTHLESAVPFPERRLHQVMQIPGVARAERYLVNFSQWDRPDGAEEGIMVIGLEPTATMGLPWNLTAGRVEDLRQRDAVIVDELYLKKLGVTGVGDTAEIRGQRVKIVGTTRGIRTFTTAPPVFTLLSNAKRFVPGTGDDLRYILVRATEGTDTTALAETIRTTVPNVDALATDAWRSAQEGYWMFGTGAGITVLIAAGLGLLVGVVVVAQTIYAATVDHIREYGTLKAMGATNGYIYRVITQQAMVSGAVGYAIGISIALSVSRASLEGTTAILIPWPLSVGLALLTIVMCLIASLVSINKATRIDPAMVFRN, encoded by the coding sequence ATGGTCTCTCTCGCCCTCCGCAATCTCCTCCACGATCGCGTCCGCCTCGTCGTCACGCTCGTCGGCATCGTCTTCAGCGTGGTGCTCTCGGCGATCCAACTCGGGCTGTTCATGGGATTCCGCGCCGCAACGGCGGACGTCATCGCCCGCAGCGAAGCCGACCTCTGGGTGATGTCGCGCGGCGTGACCCACTTGGAATCCGCCGTGCCCTTCCCCGAGCGCCGCCTCCATCAGGTGATGCAAATCCCCGGCGTCGCGCGCGCCGAGCGGTACCTCGTGAACTTCAGCCAGTGGGACCGACCCGACGGCGCCGAGGAAGGCATCATGGTCATCGGCCTTGAGCCCACCGCGACGATGGGCCTGCCGTGGAATCTGACGGCCGGCCGGGTCGAAGATCTGCGTCAACGCGACGCGGTCATCGTCGACGAGTTGTATCTGAAGAAGCTCGGCGTGACCGGCGTGGGCGACACGGCCGAGATTCGCGGACAACGCGTGAAGATCGTCGGCACCACCCGAGGCATCCGCACGTTTACCACGGCGCCGCCGGTGTTCACCCTCCTGAGCAACGCCAAGCGTTTTGTGCCCGGCACGGGCGACGACTTGCGCTACATCCTGGTGCGCGCCACCGAAGGCACCGACACCACGGCGCTGGCTGAGACGATCCGCACGACGGTCCCCAACGTCGATGCCCTCGCCACCGATGCCTGGCGCTCGGCGCAAGAGGGCTATTGGATGTTCGGCACCGGTGCGGGCATCACCGTGCTGATCGCCGCCGGCCTCGGGCTGCTCGTTGGAGTGGTCGTCGTGGCGCAGACGATTTACGCCGCCACGGTGGATCACATCCGCGAATACGGCACGCTCAAAGCGATGGGTGCGACCAACGGCTACATCTATCGCGTTATCACCCAGCAGGCGATGGTCAGTGGCGCGGTCGGTTACGCCATCGGCATCAGCATCGCCCTCTCGGTCTCCCGCGCGAGCCTCGAAGGCACGACGGCGATTCTTATTCCCTGGCCCCTCAGTGTCGGCTTGGCGCTCCTGACGATCGTGATGTGCCTGATCGCCTCACTCGTCTCCATCAACAAGGCCACGCGGATCGATCCCGCGATGGTGTTCCGGAACTGA
- a CDS encoding WHG domain-containing protein: protein ADKAALVHAICEETFTGLIRKLEALQRKHTDPLAYLEAGLRAYIDFGLANPSHYTATFILTPKNTGYNYETSAGKHAFEFLRGLVDGCVQAGRIGPVDVEATAQALWAGVHGVVSLLITKAEFPFVGRERLIKQTLQLLIAGLPRPAGRAGRP, encoded by the coding sequence TCGCCGACAAGGCCGCTCTGGTACACGCGATTTGCGAAGAGACCTTCACGGGCCTCATCCGAAAACTCGAGGCGCTCCAGCGCAAACACACCGACCCGCTCGCCTACCTGGAAGCCGGCCTGCGCGCCTACATCGACTTCGGCCTGGCCAACCCGAGTCACTACACGGCCACGTTCATCCTCACGCCCAAGAACACGGGCTACAACTACGAGACCTCCGCCGGCAAACACGCGTTCGAATTCCTGCGCGGCTTGGTGGACGGCTGCGTCCAGGCGGGCCGCATCGGTCCGGTCGACGTTGAAGCCACGGCACAAGCCCTTTGGGCCGGTGTTCACGGCGTCGTGTCCCTGCTCATCACCAAGGCGGAATTCCCGTTTGTCGGTCGTGAGCGCCTCATCAAACAGACACTGCAGTTGCTGATCGCCGGCCTGCCCCGCCCCGCCGGTCGCGCGGGTCGCCCCTAG